The bacterium genome contains the following window.
AAACCGTAACGATTCTCGAGGATTCGGTGCGTCCTTCAAACTCTGCAAGGGGCACCGATACTCTCTTGATTGTAATGTTGTTTTCGAGGTAATTCAAGACTTTGCGTTCCTGAACATCGTCCTGAATCTGCTGCAACTGATCCGGTGTCAGGCGTTGCTTAAAGTCTTCCGCCATTTCATCTTCGAGTGTCGCCAGATTTGCGATTTCCTGATTGATCTCTTCATCCTTCACCCTGAGATCGAACTCCTGAATCAGGCGATTGCGCATCAGGTACCATCGCAGGGTCCAAATTGCAGATGCACGATAATCCTTCCGGAACTTCTCGCGAGCAGACTCATCGCCTTTGCTATGGGATCGCTGCTCGGCTTCCTCGGTCATGCGATCAAGGTAGTTCTCCAACATGCGCGGCGGGACGGGAAAGTCCGATTTGCGCAGCAATTCGTCGGCAGCCATTCGGAACATTTGCTGCCGCGCAGCATGACCGGCACGGGCTTCGATATATCTGCGAAGATCGCTCTTCAGGTCGTCCAGTGTGGCAAGATTGGGATTGACCGAATGGACGAAGGCATCATCCAACTCTGGCAACTCTTTCCGCTGGATATTGCGAATAGTGAGTTGTGCGCGCATCGGCTTGCCTTCTTCCGCGCCAGCGCGCCTGAACTCGACATTAGCGGTTTGATCACAAGTCAGCCCCTTGACTCGCGAAGCAAAATCCTCGCCAAACTGCTGCCTGCTCATGTCAATCGTAATGTCCTTTTGGGAGCGGCCCACGAGTGGAAATCCCGAGTCGTCAAGCTCCTGCAAATCAAATGTAATCACCGAGTGATCGTCAATCGGATCCTCTGTGGGCACAAGCACGGCTTGCGACTCGCGCAGACTCTCCAGCGACGTGACCACGTCTTCGTCACCGGCCTGTGGTTCTTTCAGCTCCACCTCGATAGTCGCCAAATCGGGCAACGGGATCTCAGGCAGTATCTCTACGACCACTCTGAATGTCAGCGGTTGTCCGGGCTCAAAGTTGATTTCGCTCATTTCCCCCGGTGAAATCGGATAGAGCTTCTCCTGATCGAGCGCCGTTCGATAGGCGTCCTGAAGCACTCTTTGGATCGTGTCCTCGGTGACCGCCGGACCATACCTCTGTACAAGAACGTTTCTGGGGACCTTCCCCGGACGAAATCCCGGGATTTTTGCATGTGACTTAATGGCCTCCATCCCCCGCTCCAGCTCCTCTCGCATGAACTCGGCAGGAACGGCGACCTTCAGCTCATGCTGAACATCATTAAGTCTATTGTTTTCAACTGTTAGCTGCAATTTTGCTCCAAAACTTAGAAATTCGTGCGAAAGGGGGGACTCGAACCCCCACATCCTTCCGGATACCAGAACCTAAATCTGGCGCGTCTGCCAATTCCGCCACTCTCGCGCCTAACATGCCATAATACAAAACCATGCGCAAAGGTGCAACCCTCGAATAAGCAAGCTCTTTCAGCATGGGAACGCCTTTACTCTGGATAGGAACATCCTTACATTGTGCGATTCACGGCAACCGGTGAGTAATGAACTCCAAACTCGCGATTCTGTTCCTGACAATTTTCATCGATCTGCTCGGTTTTGGGCTGATCATTCCGGCGTTGCCCTTCTATGCGGAGAGTTTTGGTGCGAGCTTCCTCACAATTGGAGTATTGTCGGCGTCATACAGCGCCATGCACTTCTTGTTCTCACCGCTCTGGGGGCGATTGTCGGACCGTCTCGGACGCCGCCCTGTTTTGCTGATTGGCCTGGCGGGATCTGCAATAGCATTCTTGATGTTTGGCTTAGCAGAAAGCCTGCTCATGCTGTTTGTGGCACGCATTCTGGCTGGAATTCTTTCTAGTGCAACGCTGCCGACTGCACAGGCCTACATCGCCGACACAACATCTGACGCGGATCGCGCCAAAGGAATGGGGCTGATAGGTGCGGCCTTTGGCTTAGGTTTCATTTTCGGTCCGGCTGTAGGCGGCATCTTGACCAAATACGGTTACGGATTTCCGGCACTTGTCGCATCCGGTATGTCGGCTCTGAACTTCATCTGGGCATACTGGAAACTGCCTGAGACTCAGTCTGAACACAGTATTGGAGCTCACCGCTCATTGCTTTCCATCAGCTCACTTCGAGAATTGTTTTCTGTTCCCATGCTCGGAGTCCTGATTGGAGTATTTTTCGTGCAGGTTTACGCGTTTTCTCAGATGGAAGCGACTTTCGCGCTGTTCTGCGAGCACCGACTGTCGCTTGACGCGGTGCACGTCGGATGGATTCTCGCGGAAGTCGGAATCATCTCAGCAATCGTGCAGGGAGCGCTCATGGGCAAACTGGTGCGTGCGTTCGGCGAGGCCCCCTTGGCCAGAACCGGACTACTGCTCATGGCACTTGGCTTAGGAGTTATGGGATTCGTGCAGTCAACGCTGCAGTTGGTAGCGGTCGCCCCGCTGCTTGCGATTGGCTCTGCTCTCATGAATCCCACGATCAATTCACTGATTTCAAAGGCTGCTCCACCGGGCAAACAGGGTCTCACGATGGGTACGGCCCAATCGATTGCCGCGCTCGGTCGCGTGTTCGGCCCGCCAAGCGGAACGGCATTGTTTCAATTCGTCGGGCTTTCCGCACCGTACTGGGTTGGAGGCCTGATGATTGGTGCCGTCGCACTGATCAAGTTAAAGAAGAAGTAGCCGCTATCTGCCCGCAACGAGAATAGAAAGGCCCGGACAATCCGGGCCTTTGTCGTCCATCGGTTGTCAGACTACTCAGCTATCATACTGCCGTAGAAAATGGAGCAGCTCTTCGACGTTCCTTCGTGCTCCAACAAAGAGCGGGACTCGGTCGTGCAGACCTTTGGGAACAACATCGAGGATGGACTGCTTTCCGTCGGTTGAAAGACCTCCTGCCTGTTCGATCACCATCGACATCGGCGAGGCCTCATACAGCAGGCGCAGTTTCCCTTTGGGATTCTTGGGGTCCTTATAGTCAAGGGGATACATGAAAATTCCGCCGTAGAGCAAAGTGCGATGCACGTCTGCAATCATTGACCCGATGTAACGCAAGGAATACGGAGTACCGCGCTCTTTATCTGGTGTGATGATGTGGTCTATGTACCGCTTTACACCCTCACTCCAGTAGTGGTAATTACCCATGTTAATGCTGAAGTACTTGCCATGCTCAGGGATACGCATGTCCGGATGTGACAACAGGAACTCACCAATAGAGGGTTCAAGAGTGAACCCGTTGACACCGTGCCCGGTGGTGTAAACCATCATGGTTGAACTGCCGTAAACGATGTATCCCGCCACCACCTGTTCCCTGCCCGTCTGCAGCAAATCTGCTTCCGTGCCGGGCGTGCCGTCCGGCGAAATCCGCTTGTGAATCGAGAAGATTGTTCCAACGTTGATATTGGCATCAATATTCGAACTTCCGTCAAGCGGATCAAACGCAAGAGTATATTTGCCGTATTGAAACTCTGCAGGAATTGAGATCATCTTCTCCCGCTCTTCGGAGGCCATGCAGCACAATACTCCGGCGTGATCCATGGCTCGATAGATCATGTCATTGGAAATCTCGTCAAGCTTCTGAACGACTTCCCCCTGAATATTCGTATGGCCCGCCACACCCAGAATATCCGAGAGTCCAGCACTGCGAACTTCTTTGGTTATCTGCTTGGCGGCAAATGCGAGTAGGTGCATCAGGCGTGTCAATTCACCTGTTGCCTCGGGATGTTTTGACTGTTGATCTATGAAGTGACGTTCAATCGTGCAGGTGCGTTCGGCACTCATCGGAACCTCGATGCTAAAGTAAGTTCAAGAAATCGGCAAAACGGTGGATGACATGATCCGCCTCACTCAAATAGCGAGGAGGCAAGGTGGTTGTAATCGCTGCAGTGCGCAATCCCGCGGCTTGCGCCGAGCGGATTCCCAGCGGAGCGTTTTCCAGCACCAGACACTCCGACGCATCTAGCCCGGAGTGATGCAGTGCCGTCAGATATGGGTCCGGCGCAGGTTTGCCTTTGCCATATTCGGCGGGAGTAAAGATACTTCGGAACAACCCAAACTCACTCTCTGAAAGCACAGCGTCCATATTGCTGCGAATGGAACCGGTGACAATATCGCAAGCGATGTTTCGGCTCCGCAAGTCTCTGACAAGTTCTGCAGCTTCGGGAATCAATCCTTTCGGGGCGGAGGACCGGTAGAGTGCCCGCTTGCGCTCGATCAATTGGGCCTGCTGTTCCGCAGAGTACTCATAACCCCGCTCAGACAACAGCCGTGATATCGTGTCTTCTGCTTTTTCACCTTCATTCAGCTGAAAATAGAGATCATCCAATTGAATGCCGATTTCGCCCAGAATCTTCTCCCACGCAACGACATGTGCAGGCATCGAGTCAATCAGTGTGCCGTCAAAGTCAAAAAAAACTGCTCGGATCATGGTGTCGGCTTGTTAAAGATTTTCTGCGCACCGTAAGCTCGAACAATCAACCTATCCCACAATCGATCAGGGAGGAATTTGCGCAATAGGACGGCGGCCTTACCGACTGACGTCGTCACGTAGCGTGTGCGCGGGTTGGAACTCCTGGCTATGCTCAGGAGAAGCTCGGCAGTCATCTGCGAAGTCCATGCACCCTCGCGAGAACGCTTTCGGCGTGCCTGTGCGTGTTCGTGTATCCTGTGTTGAAACTCAGGACTGGTGGCACCGGGTTCACTCATTTGCAACTTGGTGACAAAGTCAGTCTGAACGGGGCCGGACAAGACGGAAACAACTTGCACATTGAACGGTCGGCACTCGAGCCGCATGGCATCAGTTAGTGCCTCGAGTGCAAACTTTGACGCCGCATACCATCCTCCCCACGGAAGCACGACACGCCCTGCAACCGAGGAGATGTTAATAATTTTCCCTCTACCCTTTTCCCGCATGTGCGGCAGGACAAGTTGGGCAAGCCGCAGCGGCGCAATCGTATTAACTTCAAGCTGCGCCCTTGCCTGTGCTGCCGTTACCAACTCGATGCCGCCGAACTGCCCGTAACCGGCGTTATTGACCAATACATCAATACTTCCAAATCGCTCCAGCGCAGAATCAACCAAACCCAGCAAATCGTCGTCACGCGTGACATCGCACCGAACCACGAGAGTCTCAAGCGAGCATTGATGCAACTCCTGAAACAGGATTTTTTGCTCGTATTCGTGCCGAACCGTGGCAACCACTCGAAACCCTGCACGTGCAAAGCAGAATGCCGTGGCGCGGCCAATTCCGCTTGAGCAACCTGTGATAACGACTGTTGGTTCCGTGGTCAGTCGACTTCTTCCATTCTTGCAGTGAAGTGCCGCAATACCGGAGCTTCGTAGGTGAGCTTCAGTCCTTTGATTTTCTCGCGATTCTTGTAGAGATCGGCAAGAGACTCTGCAACGTAGGTGATATGCGCGGTCGTGTAAACGCGTCGCGGCACGGCAAGTCGCACCAGCTCCAGCGGCGGAGCGACGTGCTTTCCCGTTTTGGGATCCAGATGTCCGAACATCAGTGAACCGATCTCAACGCCGCGCACACCTGCCTCGCGGTAGAGCGCGACGGTGACCGCAACTCCCGGGAATTGTTCAGCGGGTAAGTGCGGACAAAAGGCTTTCGCATCAATGAACACGGCATGCCCTCCAACGGGACGGACGATCGAAATGCCGGACTCGAGCAGCATTTCACCGAGATATCTCACTTGCGCAGTGCGGTATTGCAAGTACTCGCTCTCCATGCCCTCATAGAGTCCGATTGCGACGGCTTCCAGATCTCGTCCGGCAAGCCCCCCATAAGTTGGAAATCCTTCAATCAGGATAAGTTTCTGCTGGAGTTTGCGCGCGAGATCAAGATCGTTCATGGCGATGAAACCACCGATATTGACAAGCGCATCTTTCTTTGCAGACATCCAGCAGCCGTCTGAGTGACTAAACAACTCGCGGGCGATTTCGATGATTGATTTGCCTTTGTAACCCGGTTCGAATTCGTGAATAAACCAGCAGTTCTCCGCAAAGCGCGCACAATCAATGAAGAACGGTACGCCATATTGCTTGCAGAGACGTGACGTCGCACGGATATTCTCCATGGACACCGGTTGACCGCCCGCCGAATTATTCGTCACCGTCATTACAACCAGCGGGATATTGTCACGATTGGATTTCAGCTCACTTTCCAGTTTGCCGAGATCCATATTGCCTTTCCAAAGGGTCCCGAGCTGCGGATCGTACGCTTCTTTGACTGGCAAGTCAAGCGCCACAGCGTGATTCATCTCGACATTGGCACGCGTAGTGTCAAAGTGCGTGTTCGCAATAACCGTCTTGCCTTTCTCGCAGATGGTCGAGAACAGCAGATTCTCCGCAACCCGACCTTGATGCGTCGGAGTCACAAACGGGAAGCCCGTGATATCACGAACGGCGGCTTCAAACTTGAAGAAGCTCTTCGAGCCGGCATAGCTTTCATCGCCGATCATCAGCCCGGCCCACTGCTGGTCACTCATCGCGCCTGTGCCAGAATCGGTCAAGAGGTCAACGTAAATAGCGTCGGACGGGATTAGAAAAACATTCAATCCTGCACGTCTGAGAAGTTCCTCGCGCTCATCGCGAGTCGTACGGCGGATTTTTTCGACAACTTTAATGCGGAAGGGTTCGGCAGGAAAACGCATGATGTAAAATTAAGCTTAATGAGATACTGTTCGGTTGAGCATCAAAACACAAAACGCCCGGCAGGGCGTGACGATAAACACAAGACTCGCAGCCAGCTCAAACGAGACCTGCGGCCGCAGGTTCACGATCTGGGTTTCCCGTATTTCTCGGCCAAAGCCTCGGCGACGTGCCGCGGAACGAAACTTTCCACGGAGCCACCAAGCCGAGCGACTTCACGCACAATCGAGCTATTGAGATACGTGTACTGTTCTCCCGGCATCAGGAAGACCGTGCTGATGCTCGGCGCGAGCATACGATTTGCCAAAGCTATCTGAAACTCGTAGTCAAAGTCTGAAACGGCGCGCAACCCGCGAATGATGGCAACCGCGTTGTTCTCGCGTGCATAGTCAACCAGCAATCCGCTGCATCTTCCAACTGTAACTCCCGGCAGGTGCGAAGTGGCCTGCTCGATCAGCTTCTGGCGCTCGTCCGTGGAAAAAAGTGGAACTTTTTGGGAATGAATTGCGAGCGTGACAATTACTCGTTCAAACAACGCGGCGGCGCGCTCGATGACATCAAGGTGACCGTAGGTGATGGGATCAAAAGTGCCGGGGTAGATCGCAGTGCGCATACGACGGTCACTGGAGTTTTTTGAAAAAGGTCACCTGCATTCCGTCATCAAGCCGCGTGCAAACTACATCATCCATCATTGACCGGACAATCAAGATTCCACGGCCGTGATCCTGCATAAGGTGATCCGGCGAAGTGGGATCAGGAACGGAGGCGGTGTCAAAACCGGGGCCGTGGTCGCGAACCCTCACGCGCAATCCATCCGGATGACACTCAAGGTCGACGTGCACGGGGATTTCCGCCTGTTCCTTGTGCGCATGGACGATCGCGTTCATCACGAGCTCGGTCACGCAAATTCCGATATCGGCAAGCGCATCCTGCTCAAATCCCATAGACGCAGCACAACTCTCGACGAACTCGTCAACTTTCTCGATTTGATCCACCGAAGAGGGGATAACGAGTTGTTCAGTTCTTAACGGCTGGGTCATATTTCACAATCGACAAGGTCAAATCATCCACAGTCGAATCCGGCGCCTGAAATGCGTGCACTTCATGACTCATTCGCCGGGTCATTTCATAAGCGGAAAGTGTGCGGTAGCGCTGCGCTAACTCCGCGAGCCGTTCAATCCCAAACTCATCACCATTCTCGTTACGGCTTTCCGTAACACCATCCGTATAGAACACCAGCAAGTCACCCGGCCTTAAATGGATCTGGCTCTCCGCATACTTCGCTTCAGGAAGAACACCGAGAATTGGTCCACCGCTGTCGAGCAGTTTCATCTCTTCACCGACCCGGAGCAGCAAAGGGGGATTGTGTCCCGCATTGGCGTAGGTCAAGACGTGGTGTTTGCGGCTGAGTACGCCGTACACCGCAGTCACGAAGCTGTCGGGAGGGTTGCTCTCGACGAGAAACTCATTGACACGGCCAAGGATGGTTTCGATGGCATAATGCGCCCGGGATTCAATGCGAATGCAGGCGCGGAAGTTTGCCATCAGGAGTGCCGCAGCCACTCCGTGGCCTGCGACATCACTCATGACGATCCCGAGGTCGTCGGGAGTGATATTTATGAAGTCGTAGTAGTCGCCGCCCACTTCACTCGAAGGGAAGTTCATTCCACCCAAGTCATAGGGCGCGAATTCCGGCATCGCCTTGGGAAGGAAGCCGGTGTGAATCTTGCGCGCCAAATTGAGTTCCTCTTCAATTCGACGCGTATGGAGCCGCTGGCGATCCGCACGGGCACGCTCCAGCGCGACACCCGCATGACTCGCAAAGGTCTTCAAGATTCGCAAATCACGAACAGAGAACGCGTCCGTCTGGTCGGACTCAAGGTTGAACGCGCCGATCAGTTCGTCACGAACGAAGATCGGCACGGCAAGTTCAGATCGCGTGGTCGGGCGAACCTCGACATAGCGCGGATCCTTTGTCACATCAGGAACGTAGAGCGGTTTACCGGCAAAGACAACGGTCGCGACAATGCCTTCCCCCTGTTTGACGCCCTCTTGAAATTTGGAGTAGACTCTGCGCTTCTGCGTGCCGTGATAGCCCGCAAGCATGTCTACTTCAATAATACCGAGTTCCCGGTTGAAAACAAAGATTCCTGCGGCGTCATATCGGACGACCTGCCGCAGAGACTCAAGGATGGCGCGGAGTACATCGCGAACTTCCGCGGCACTCGAAAGCCGTAGCGAGACTTCTTCGAGTGTGCGGTATTCCTGACGCTCGCGTTCGATTTCGGCCTGCAGACGAAGGTAGTTGCGAGCCTTGGCAAGCGACTCCGTAAGCTTTGCCAAAGACTCGACCTTGGCCGGATCCAAGTGCTGGTCAACCAGATCACCGCTCAGTTCGTTCGCGAGCCGCTCCAGTTCGTCAAGACTCTGGAGTGTCCGTTCAACATCTCGAGGCGAATCAGTCATAGGAGAGTGAACAGCCACAGTCAGGCGAAGGGAGATTTACGATTTAGCTGAAGCTTTTGATGGCGGCATCGACGCTGTCGTGACTATCAAAAACCGAATTCAGCTTGGTGATGACCAGCAGGGACTGAATCTTGTCGGTGGTGCGCGCAAGCTTCATTTCGGCACCGGCATTCTTGAGCGTCGTGTATGCAGAAACAAGCAACCCGATTCCCGAGCTGTTCATCCACTCGACTTCGCCGAGATCAATTACAACTCGCTTGTGGCTGCTTGCCAGAGCGTGTTTCATGGCATCGTGAAACTGAGCGGATTCGGGTCCACCCATGATCTTTCCCGACAGCCCGACGATATAAATGCCGTTCTGATCGGACGTTTTGACCTTCATGTTGCAATAACTCCTTGTGCAGGTTCCGTATCTTAAAATTCTATAATCGGACTTGAGAACTTAATGTGCCGGCGGCATCTGCCGCTTGCAGACTTCGAGTGCCGACGTCACAGTAGGCTCGAAGCTGAACACGTTGTCGAAGCGGGTTAGTCGAAGGACGGTCATGACCTTCGGAGAGCAACCGGAAAGCACCAGCAACCCGCCACGATTCTTCATTGTGGTGTATGCGGAAACGAGCTGTCCGACTCCCCAACTGTTCAGCCATTCGACGTCGGAAAGGTCTATGACGGCACTCTTGCAGCCACCTTCCACTGCATCTCGCACGAGCGTATGAAACTCCTTTGGTTCCATACCGCCCATCATTTTACCGGCGAGCTCGACTATTAACGTGTCGTTGTCCCGACGCGTACTAACGCTGAGCATGACGATGAATCACTCCTGATTGGGACTCAAACTGGATTGTGCTATTCCGGCGCGCGAGTCCGGCGCAGATCGAGCAACGCATCCACAAAGAAGCGCTTGGTGGGATCGTGATCCGGATGCAGACGGATGGCTTTCAGGGCCGCAATTTCACTCTCCGTCGGGTTCATCAGCAAGAGCTGTTCGCGGTCCTCGAGAAACTCCTGCAAGCCGCGATAGACGTAGCCCTGTTCCGGAGTGTACGTGATGTGCCGGAAAGCCTCTCGCCCGAGGATTAGCTCCTCGATGCTCAAGTTCAGACCGGAGGATATCTTCTCGAGAAACTCCAGCGTAGGCGATGAACGGCCATTCTCAACCAGCGACAGGTAGGAGCGGTTGACGTGGACGAGTGAAGCCAGTGCCTCCTGTGACATCCCGGTTTGCTTGCGGGCCGCACGAATCAGGGGGCCAATGTCGAGTGGGTATTTTCCTATGGGTGACATAGCCTAAAGATAATAAGCTCTCGGCAGATTGTCAACAAGCCTGAATACGGATTACATATGCGTCGAACATATTGCTCAGAATCCAATGGCCGCGCCAGTTCCTCTGCTGTCGGCGGCGCCCTGCCATCCTCCCCGCAACGTGTCAGCCAAAATAGCTTGAACACGGGACTTAGCTGGACCAATCTCGATGATGTGGCCGCGTTCGGAGAGTCCTCGCTGAACATCGAACGTGTGTTCAGGCTCCATGAAGAGGCGATCAGGCGTCCACTGAGCATGAATTCTGGGGAGGTCAACGGACTGCTGAATGTCCAGCCCGTGATCCACCGAATTCAGGATTGCCAGCAGGGTCGCCGTGATGATTCTTGGCCCGCCCGCTCCGCCCGCCAGCATGTACGGCCTGCCGTCGCGCAAGAGGACAGTCGGAGTCATGGATGACAAGGGCTTCTTGCCCGGCTCGATCTCGTTTGCTGCCTTGCCGACCAACCCGAAGTAGTTCGCCTTTCCAGGTTGGGTGACAAAGTCATCCATTTCGTTATTCAGGAGTATCCCCGTGCCCGGAACAGTTATGCCGGTTGCGAACGGAGTGTTCACCGTGGCAGTCACCGACACCGCATTGCCATCGGCATCAACCACACAGAAGTGGGTCGTATGGTGTTCAATCCGCGACTGAAACTCCCATGCGGCGCCGGGCGCGGGATTGCTGAAATGCGAGGTTCGTGAAATCGCCTTGCGCAGCGTGTCGGCATATGCCTTATGAATCAACGCGCTGACTGGAACAGGCGTGAACGCCGGATCTCCCAAGAACTCCGCGCGGTCGGCAAAGGCGAGGTTCATAGCCTCGGCTACCAAGTGCAAGGCCTCTGACGAGCCGGCACCGAGATAAGAGAGCGGAAATCCCTCCAGAATATTCAGGATTTGCAGCAGGTGAACGCCGCCTGAACTCGGCAGCGGCATGGTCACGACGTCAAACCCGCGATAGCTTCCGCGTAGAGGCTCAAGCCTGACGGCCCGATACGAGGCTAAGTCACGTTCACCGATTATTCCCCCGCTTCGCTCCATAAACTTTACGAAGCGGCGCGCGGTTTCACCGGAATAGAAGTCTGCGGCACCATGAGTCTGCATGCGGCGCAGCGTCTCCGCCAAGTCGCGTTGCACGAAACGCTCTCCGCTCGCGTAAGGCGCGCCCCATTCGTTGAAGTAGACCTCCAGCGAACCCGGGTCAGCCGCAAGGCGGTCCGCATAGACTTTTAGGACTCCGGAATAGTAGTCATTGACGATGAATCCGGTGTCCGCAAGTGATGCCGCAGGCTCCAGCAATTGCGAAAATGGCAACGTCCCGAAGTCCTGTGCCAGCAAGTCGAGCGCGGCGACTTCACCCGGCACACCCGCCGCGAGCGAGGAGTAGAGAGACAAATCTGTGCGATCTGAATCTTTGCGCGGCACGAACATCAGCCGTGACGCGCGACTCGGTGCAACTTCCCGTCCATCGATTGCCGCGGAACGGCCGTCCGCCATGTGCACGACGATGAAGCAGCCGCCTCCGATACCACTTGAGTATCCTTCCGACACTCCGAGTGCGAATGCGACCGCGACGGCTGCATCGGCGGCATTCCCGCCTTCCTTCAGGATTTGCAGTCCGGCACGCGTTGCATGCGTGTCGGCGCTTGCGATCATGACGTTCGGAGCGTAGGCCGGCTTGCGTGTTGCGGCCCACGTGACCGACGAGCAAACCAGCAGAACAAATGTTATCGAGACGCAAAGGCGGTTAGACAACAAGTAAGTCCTCACGGCAGCGCAACGACCTGATAGAATCCGATCGGCACATCCAGCGCATCAACGTGAGTATACGAAGTTGAGCCGGTCGTTCCGATAATCGTGGGCAACCCTCCGGTTTCATAGTAGAAAAGAACATCATACGAGGAAGCGCCTGCAACGGGCTGCCAGCGAAGCAAGATGTTCTCGCCGTCCGGGTAGATAGTCAGCTCGGCCGGAGCATCGAGCGAGACATCCGCAGACACGGAGATGGGTATCGTTATCTCAGCCGAGCGAGGATCATTGCTGCGAACAATCAGTCCGCTAAGACTGGGCATGCCACAGAGCTCGGGACCGAGGAAATGCAGCCGCAGTGTGTCCGCCGAGTTAGGAGCAACAACTCCACTTGTGGGAAGCACAGACACCCAACGGGGACCGAGCGCGAAACGCCGAGCTTCGTTGCTTGCGACACCGGCTTGGTTATTCAAAACGGTCAAGCCCACAGACTTCGCGGCATTCTGGATTCCGATGGTCGCGCTGGTCAGCCGAATTGTTCCCATGTTTCCGTAGAACACGCGACATTCACCCCACGCGGTCAACAGCAGCTGGAAGTTGTATGTGCCTTGTGTCGGGGCCGTGCCTGCGCGAATATTCTCAAAGTGCACTGCGGCAGAGTCGAGACCGTTGTTCCAATAGCGCACGTTCGTTCCGGCAAGCTGCGGCTTCAAGTCATCCCACCAGGGGAAGATCGCCGCCGCCGGCGCACTCGCAGAAGGAAGCGACGTGTTGAGATATGCCGTGCTGGTTGAGTCGATGAAGCTCACCCAGCCGTTCGCGTTGATCCAGATCCGGTCATACAGTTCTCCGTAGAACGGGAACTCAAAGGGCAGCGAGTACGGACCACGTGACAAATCACCTTCACCTTCGACCCACGTTAGCGGCGTACCCAACGCACCAATCGGCAACCACGTGTAGGCGGGACCGCAGGCATCATCGGAGTCCTGCCAGCGATAGCCGAAGGAATCGGGTCCGCCCGTGTCGGTAGCCGCCGTTCCGTTCTGGAAAATCACAGAATAGACAAGATCGGAACCACCGGCATTATTGATGATGACGTTGCGGTCGGTGGTGCTATTCGTATCCATCGCCACCAACACGAGGTCGGGATTGGGACTAATGGTCGGTGCGGTTCCCAACGTGACGTCGTCCACAAACCAGCCTTCGTCCGTGACAAACCCGTCGCTCGTCTGGCGGAACTTGATACGGACAATACTTCCCGGTCCGAATTGCGCCAGCGGCACAGTAACCGATTCAAAGGTGCCGTTGTTGCCCGTGAAAGGTCCGGCGA
Protein-coding sequences here:
- a CDS encoding MFS transporter; translation: MNSKLAILFLTIFIDLLGFGLIIPALPFYAESFGASFLTIGVLSASYSAMHFLFSPLWGRLSDRLGRRPVLLIGLAGSAIAFLMFGLAESLLMLFVARILAGILSSATLPTAQAYIADTTSDADRAKGMGLIGAAFGLGFIFGPAVGGILTKYGYGFPALVASGMSALNFIWAYWKLPETQSEHSIGAHRSLLSISSLRELFSVPMLGVLIGVFFVQVYAFSQMEATFALFCEHRLSLDAVHVGWILAEVGIISAIVQGALMGKLVRAFGEAPLARTGLLLMALGLGVMGFVQSTLQLVAVAPLLAIGSALMNPTINSLISKAAPPGKQGLTMGTAQSIAALGRVFGPPSGTALFQFVGLSAPYWVGGLMIGAVALIKLKKK
- the fbp gene encoding class 1 fructose-bisphosphatase, whose amino-acid sequence is MSAERTCTIERHFIDQQSKHPEATGELTRLMHLLAFAAKQITKEVRSAGLSDILGVAGHTNIQGEVVQKLDEISNDMIYRAMDHAGVLCCMASEEREKMISIPAEFQYGKYTLAFDPLDGSSNIDANINVGTIFSIHKRISPDGTPGTEADLLQTGREQVVAGYIVYGSSTMMVYTTGHGVNGFTLEPSIGEFLLSHPDMRIPEHGKYFSINMGNYHYWSEGVKRYIDHIITPDKERGTPYSLRYIGSMIADVHRTLLYGGIFMYPLDYKDPKNPKGKLRLLYEASPMSMVIEQAGGLSTDGKQSILDVVPKGLHDRVPLFVGARRNVEELLHFLRQYDS
- a CDS encoding HAD family phosphatase; its protein translation is MIRAVFFDFDGTLIDSMPAHVVAWEKILGEIGIQLDDLYFQLNEGEKAEDTISRLLSERGYEYSAEQQAQLIERKRALYRSSAPKGLIPEAAELVRDLRSRNIACDIVTGSIRSNMDAVLSESEFGLFRSIFTPAEYGKGKPAPDPYLTALHHSGLDASECLVLENAPLGIRSAQAAGLRTAAITTTLPPRYLSEADHVIHRFADFLNLL
- a CDS encoding tryptophanase, with protein sequence MRFPAEPFRIKVVEKIRRTTRDEREELLRRAGLNVFLIPSDAIYVDLLTDSGTGAMSDQQWAGLMIGDESYAGSKSFFKFEAAVRDITGFPFVTPTHQGRVAENLLFSTICEKGKTVIANTHFDTTRANVEMNHAVALDLPVKEAYDPQLGTLWKGNMDLGKLESELKSNRDNIPLVVMTVTNNSAGGQPVSMENIRATSRLCKQYGVPFFIDCARFAENCWFIHEFEPGYKGKSIIEIARELFSHSDGCWMSAKKDALVNIGGFIAMNDLDLARKLQQKLILIEGFPTYGGLAGRDLEAVAIGLYEGMESEYLQYRTAQVRYLGEMLLESGISIVRPVGGHAVFIDAKAFCPHLPAEQFPGVAVTVALYREAGVRGVEIGSLMFGHLDPKTGKHVAPPLELVRLAVPRRVYTTAHITYVAESLADLYKNREKIKGLKLTYEAPVLRHFTARMEEVD
- the tig gene encoding trigger factor — encoded protein: MQLTVENNRLNDVQHELKVAVPAEFMREELERGMEAIKSHAKIPGFRPGKVPRNVLVQRYGPAVTEDTIQRVLQDAYRTALDQEKLYPISPGEMSEINFEPGQPLTFRVVVEILPEIPLPDLATIEVELKEPQAGDEDVVTSLESLRESQAVLVPTEDPIDDHSVITFDLQELDDSGFPLVGRSQKDITIDMSRQQFGEDFASRVKGLTCDQTANVEFRRAGAEEGKPMRAQLTIRNIQRKELPELDDAFVHSVNPNLATLDDLKSDLRRYIEARAGHAARQQMFRMAADELLRKSDFPVPPRMLENYLDRMTEEAEQRSHSKGDESAREKFRKDYRASAIWTLRWYLMRNRLIQEFDLRVKDEEINQEIANLATLEDEMAEDFKQRLTPDQLQQIQDDVQERKVLNYLENNITIKRVSVPLAEFEGRTESSRIVTV
- a CDS encoding SDR family oxidoreductase; protein product: MAALHCKNGRSRLTTEPTVVITGCSSGIGRATAFCFARAGFRVVATVRHEYEQKILFQELHQCSLETLVVRCDVTRDDDLLGLVDSALERFGSIDVLVNNAGYGQFGGIELVTAAQARAQLEVNTIAPLRLAQLVLPHMREKGRGKIINISSVAGRVVLPWGGWYAASKFALEALTDAMRLECRPFNVQVVSVLSGPVQTDFVTKLQMSEPGATSPEFQHRIHEHAQARRKRSREGAWTSQMTAELLLSIARSSNPRTRYVTTSVGKAAVLLRKFLPDRLWDRLIVRAYGAQKIFNKPTP